A genomic segment from Truepera sp. encodes:
- a CDS encoding SPFH domain-containing protein yields MNQVVEREAGAANGFLGLTVTVVLLLGGTALVVYGGSSELVLPLVAGLLALALGALLAFGLQAVQPNQARVLTLFGSYAGSLRSAGFWWVNPFTSKKPVSLRVRNFTSERVKVNDADGNPVEIAAVVVWRVAESAKAVFDVDDYEQFVGIQSETALRGLATRYPYDASGQDRPSLRENPDELADALRKELEQRLEVAGVDVIEARLTHLAYAPEIAQAMLRRQQAQAVVSARRLIVEAAVGMVEDALNGLSERGVVELDDEKRAAMANNLMVALVSEQAVSPIVNAGTLYSG; encoded by the coding sequence ATGAACCAAGTCGTCGAGAGAGAAGCCGGAGCCGCCAACGGCTTCCTGGGGTTGACCGTGACCGTCGTCCTGCTCCTGGGTGGAACGGCGCTCGTCGTTTACGGCGGTTCCAGCGAACTCGTCCTTCCCCTCGTCGCGGGCCTGCTGGCGCTCGCCTTGGGCGCCCTGCTTGCCTTCGGGCTCCAGGCCGTGCAGCCCAACCAGGCGCGCGTCCTCACGCTGTTCGGCTCGTACGCCGGCTCGTTGCGCAGCGCCGGCTTCTGGTGGGTGAACCCCTTCACCAGCAAGAAGCCGGTCAGCCTGCGGGTGCGCAACTTCACCAGCGAGCGCGTGAAGGTGAACGACGCCGACGGCAACCCGGTCGAGATAGCCGCGGTGGTGGTTTGGCGCGTGGCCGAGTCGGCCAAGGCCGTGTTCGACGTGGACGACTACGAGCAGTTCGTCGGCATCCAGTCCGAGACCGCCCTGCGCGGGCTGGCAACCCGCTACCCGTACGACGCCTCGGGTCAAGACAGGCCATCGCTGCGCGAGAACCCCGACGAACTGGCCGACGCGCTGCGCAAGGAGCTCGAGCAGCGGCTCGAGGTGGCCGGCGTGGACGTCATCGAGGCGCGCCTCACCCACCTCGCGTACGCTCCCGAGATCGCGCAGGCCATGCTGCGGCGCCAGCAGGCGCAGGCGGTGGTGTCGGCGCGCCGGCTCATCGTCGAGGCCGCCGTCGGGATGGTCGAGGACGCACTCAACGGCCTGTCGGAACGCGGCGTGGTCGAACTCGACGACGAGAAGCGCGCCGCCATGGCGAACAACCTCATGGTTGCCCTGGTGAGCGAGCAGGCGGTGTCGCCCATCGTCAACGCGGGCACCCTGTACAGCGGTTGA
- a CDS encoding HAMP domain-containing sensor histidine kinase → MPLLKTPRVALKWRVALLAAAATASLAGLTMVVAYEVVRGGLYAEVRRALKSDAAVVANLYNSGEGSASTTLSGPTGGVVLQVYDPSGHLLVASRPEFERAEMALPAADVISGMGVPTSWSGTIGGKKMEAALAPFELGVVAVLTDPSYIGALLTDLSRNLLVAAVLLVVVSLLVGYAVAAASLRPLTRLARLASTLGPERLDVIEYDGPRDEIGRLTAALNGLVGRLREALDSQRVFFAETSHELRTPLTSLRGFLDRAVRRTTPEARDDLMDAQRVAGSMARLVEDLLQLSRGELIVDPNPHLVELRSDVLVHVADEFPGVAVTGGLPALVLGDPQRLMQLVRNLTANAVRAASGPEGVVLGLEVLGAEAVVSVTDDGPGIAPESLERIFEKFYKGPGGGSGLGLAIARQVAERHHGSIEVSSRPGATVFRVRLPLADADEDD, encoded by the coding sequence TTGCCACTCCTGAAGACCCCCCGAGTAGCGCTCAAGTGGCGCGTCGCGCTACTGGCCGCGGCCGCCACCGCGTCGCTGGCAGGCTTGACGATGGTGGTGGCGTACGAGGTGGTTAGGGGCGGCCTCTACGCCGAGGTCCGGCGAGCCCTGAAGAGCGACGCGGCGGTGGTGGCCAACCTCTACAACTCTGGTGAGGGCAGCGCGAGCACGACGCTCAGCGGCCCGACCGGCGGCGTGGTGCTGCAGGTCTACGACCCTAGCGGGCACCTGCTCGTGGCGAGCCGCCCGGAGTTCGAGCGCGCGGAGATGGCGCTGCCGGCCGCAGACGTCATCAGCGGCATGGGCGTGCCGACCTCCTGGAGCGGGACCATCGGCGGCAAGAAGATGGAAGCGGCGCTGGCGCCGTTCGAACTCGGCGTGGTCGCGGTGCTGACGGATCCCTCCTATATCGGCGCGCTGCTCACAGACCTGTCGCGCAACCTGCTCGTGGCCGCCGTGTTGCTCGTGGTGGTCAGCCTGCTCGTCGGCTACGCCGTGGCCGCAGCCTCGCTCAGGCCCCTCACGCGGCTCGCGCGGCTGGCGTCCACACTCGGGCCCGAGCGGCTGGACGTCATCGAATACGACGGGCCGCGAGACGAGATCGGCCGGCTGACGGCCGCGCTGAACGGGCTCGTGGGCAGGCTGCGCGAGGCCCTCGACTCCCAGAGGGTGTTCTTCGCCGAGACCAGCCACGAGTTGCGGACGCCGCTCACGAGCCTGAGGGGCTTCCTGGACCGCGCGGTAAGGCGCACCACGCCGGAGGCGCGCGACGACCTCATGGACGCGCAGCGCGTCGCCGGAAGCATGGCGCGCCTGGTGGAGGACCTGCTCCAACTCTCGCGCGGGGAACTCATCGTGGACCCCAACCCGCACTTGGTCGAGCTCCGCAGCGACGTCCTCGTCCACGTGGCCGACGAGTTCCCCGGAGTGGCGGTGACGGGCGGGCTGCCTGCCCTCGTGCTCGGGGACCCGCAACGCCTCATGCAGCTCGTGCGCAACCTGACCGCCAACGCGGTCAGGGCGGCAAGCGGGCCCGAGGGCGTGGTCCTCGGCCTCGAGGTGCTCGGCGCCGAGGCGGTGGTGAGCGTGACCGACGACGGGCCGGGGATAGCGCCCGAGTCGCTGGAGAGGATCTTCGAGAAGTTCTACAAGGGCCCCGGCGGCGGCTCCGGCCTGGGGTTGGCGATCGCCCGCCAGGTGGCCGAGCGCCATCATGGGTCCATAGAGGTGAGCAGTCGGCCGGGCGCCACCGTCTTCAGGGTGCGGCTGCCGCTGGCCGACGCCGACGAGGACGATTGA
- a CDS encoding response regulator transcription factor, whose translation MVTKRILIVEDDVDILRLLSRELEDAGFEVLAYDSGMRGLTAVRESNPDLVILDLGLPDISGQEIARRLRHTGNIPIIILTAADEVGTKVEMLNAGADDYLAKPFHVEELVARVNVQLRKRTLGVAQKIGELTIDPARRQVFWVAEEIRFSPREYELLHYLAGQPGRVYSRKEIENNVWGEELPPSSNVVDVHIANIRGKLRDAGGYGVIRTVRGVGYALKS comes from the coding sequence ATGGTGACCAAACGTATCCTCATCGTCGAGGACGACGTAGACATCCTGCGCCTCCTCTCGCGCGAGCTCGAGGACGCCGGCTTCGAGGTCCTGGCCTACGATAGTGGCATGCGGGGCCTGACTGCGGTGCGCGAGTCCAACCCCGATCTGGTCATCCTCGATCTGGGGCTGCCCGACATCAGTGGCCAGGAGATCGCCAGGCGCCTGCGGCACACCGGGAACATCCCTATAATCATCCTGACTGCCGCCGACGAGGTGGGCACCAAGGTCGAGATGCTCAACGCCGGGGCCGACGATTACCTCGCCAAGCCCTTCCACGTCGAGGAGTTGGTGGCGCGCGTCAACGTTCAGCTCAGGAAACGGACGCTCGGGGTGGCGCAGAAGATCGGCGAGCTGACCATCGACCCGGCCCGCCGCCAGGTCTTCTGGGTGGCCGAGGAGATCCGCTTCAGCCCCCGCGAGTACGAGCTGCTCCACTACCTGGCGGGTCAGCCGGGGCGGGTGTATAGCCGCAAGGAGATCGAGAACAACGTGTGGGGCGAGGAGCTGCCGCCGTCTTCGAACGTGGTCGACGTTCACATCGCCAACATCCGGGGCAAGCTGCGCGACGCGGGAGGCTACGGAGTCATCCGGACCGTCCGGGGGGTGGGCTACGCCCTCAAGTCCTGA
- the truB gene encoding tRNA pseudouridine(55) synthase TruB, giving the protein MPIFAVDKPLGITSHDAVARSRRLLGTRKVGHAGTLDPLATGVLVLLSHEATKLSPFLSAGDKEYLAWVAFGLGTPTLDAEPPADPGALSRAEPRDLARLGAADVAPAAASFLRVTTQRPPAYSAVQRAGVRSYAAARSGAAEEPPARPVGYRQVELLGFAPRRAGLPNSFARVAEGWRPTPDRAGWTPTLPPELGELPTALIALKVAAGTYIRSFARDLGAALGVPAHLSGLVRTAAGAVDLTDCGGLDELAMATPLDPAAVLPFPQLRLDAATAEAARHGKQLDLDIAGTTALFDETGALAAVVEPLGAGRMRYLRVWQRDLAP; this is encoded by the coding sequence ATGCCAATCTTCGCGGTTGACAAACCCCTCGGCATCACTTCGCATGACGCCGTGGCGCGGAGCCGGCGGCTGCTTGGCACGCGCAAGGTGGGCCACGCTGGGACGCTAGATCCGCTGGCCACGGGCGTGCTCGTGCTGTTGTCGCACGAGGCGACCAAGCTCTCCCCTTTCCTCAGCGCGGGCGACAAGGAGTACCTCGCTTGGGTGGCCTTCGGCCTCGGCACCCCGACGCTCGACGCGGAACCGCCTGCCGACCCGGGCGCCTTGAGCCGTGCGGAGCCTCGGGACCTCGCGCGGTTGGGGGCCGCCGACGTCGCGCCGGCCGCAGCCTCCTTCCTTCGAGTGACCACGCAGCGGCCGCCGGCCTACTCGGCGGTGCAGCGGGCCGGCGTGCGCAGCTACGCCGCGGCCAGAAGCGGCGCGGCCGAAGAGCCGCCGGCCCGGCCCGTCGGCTACCGTCAGGTGGAACTCCTGGGCTTCGCGCCACGCCGCGCGGGCCTGCCCAACTCGTTCGCGCGCGTGGCGGAGGGCTGGCGCCCCACGCCGGACAGGGCCGGGTGGACGCCCACGTTGCCTCCCGAGCTGGGCGAGCTGCCCACCGCCCTCATCGCCCTCAAGGTGGCGGCCGGAACGTACATCCGCTCGTTCGCACGCGACCTGGGCGCGGCGTTGGGCGTCCCGGCCCACCTGTCCGGCCTGGTGCGCACGGCGGCCGGCGCCGTCGACCTGACCGACTGCGGCGGCCTCGACGAGCTGGCAATGGCGACGCCGCTCGACCCCGCCGCCGTCCTCCCTTTCCCGCAGTTGCGGCTGGACGCTGCCACCGCCGAGGCCGCGCGACACGGCAAGCAGCTCGACCTGGACATCGCCGGCACGACCGCGCTGTTCGACGAGACGGGCGCGCTGGCCGCCGTCGTCGAGCCGCTGGGCGCGGGGCGCATGCGCTACCTGCGCGTGTGGCAGCGCGACCTCGCGCCCTGA
- the ald gene encoding alanine dehydrogenase, protein MNIGIPKEIKAQEYRVACTPGSVHALVGAGHRVVLEAGAGLGSSFTDDEYLDAGAELGTADDAWAQQLVMKVKEPVASEYHYLREGLILFTYLHLAADGPLTEALVASGATAVAYETVQLPNGSLPLLTPMSEVAGRMAPQVGAHFLERAHGGKGVLLAGVPGVQTGSITILGAGVVGTNAAKLALGLGARVNLLDVNHARLQYLDDVFNGRVQTLSSNVGNIRELLPTTDLLIGAVLIPGARAPRLVSRDMLSLMKPGTVIVDVAVDQGGCIETIHPTTHENPTYEVDGVVHYGVANMPGAVPNTSTRALSNQTLPYALRLAASGTAALLDDPAFLSGLNVHAGNITHPAVGRALGAATQDPAAALRAQAVTA, encoded by the coding sequence ATGAACATCGGCATTCCGAAAGAGATCAAGGCCCAGGAGTACCGCGTGGCCTGCACCCCCGGCTCCGTTCATGCGCTCGTCGGCGCCGGGCACCGCGTCGTCTTGGAGGCCGGCGCCGGACTGGGCTCGAGCTTCACCGACGACGAGTACCTTGACGCCGGCGCCGAGTTGGGCACGGCCGACGACGCCTGGGCGCAGCAGCTGGTGATGAAGGTCAAGGAGCCGGTGGCGTCGGAGTACCACTACCTTCGCGAAGGGCTGATCCTGTTCACCTACTTGCACCTCGCGGCTGACGGGCCCCTCACCGAGGCCCTCGTCGCCAGCGGCGCCACGGCCGTGGCCTACGAGACCGTGCAGCTGCCCAACGGGTCACTGCCGCTCCTCACGCCCATGAGCGAGGTGGCCGGACGCATGGCGCCACAGGTCGGCGCCCACTTCCTGGAGCGAGCGCACGGCGGCAAGGGCGTGCTCTTGGCGGGCGTCCCCGGAGTGCAGACCGGGTCCATCACCATCCTTGGCGCGGGCGTGGTGGGCACGAACGCCGCCAAGCTGGCGCTCGGGCTGGGCGCCAGGGTGAACCTCCTCGACGTCAACCACGCGCGCCTGCAGTACCTCGACGACGTGTTCAACGGCCGCGTGCAGACGCTCTCCAGCAACGTGGGGAACATCCGCGAACTCCTCCCGACCACCGACCTGCTGATCGGCGCCGTCCTCATCCCCGGCGCCCGCGCCCCGCGCCTGGTCAGCCGCGACATGCTGAGCCTCATGAAACCGGGCACGGTCATCGTCGATGTGGCAGTGGATCAGGGCGGCTGCATCGAGACCATCCACCCCACCACGCACGAGAACCCCACCTACGAGGTCGACGGCGTCGTGCACTACGGCGTGGCCAACATGCCGGGCGCCGTGCCCAACACGAGCACCAGGGCCCTGTCCAACCAGACGCTGCCGTACGCCTTGCGCCTGGCGGCCTCGGGAACGGCCGCGCTGCTGGACGACCCGGCCTTCCTTAGCGGCCTCAACGTTCACGCGGGCAATATCACGCACCCCGCCGTCGGTCGGGCGCTCGGCGCGGCGACGCAGGACCCCGCGGCCGCGCTCCGGGCTCAGGCCGTGACCGCCTAG
- the ruvA gene encoding Holliday junction branch migration protein RuvA, whose translation MIAFLDGQVAEISEVSVTLAVGGVGLEVLAPSSTLARCAVGETIHLRTQLIVRDEQPSLYGFHMNEQLQLFRRLLEVGGIGPKLALALLSHLQVPLIVTAVVNADPGLLTSAPGVGKRTAERIVVELKGRLSDELLALGAGGAASGMKGAGEDAAAALLALGYRESQVRGVVAELVAQGPDDPAEALIRKALGRLR comes from the coding sequence GTGATCGCCTTCTTGGACGGCCAGGTGGCCGAGATCAGCGAGGTCAGCGTGACGCTGGCGGTGGGCGGCGTTGGCCTCGAGGTGCTGGCGCCAAGCTCCACACTGGCTCGCTGCGCGGTGGGGGAGACCATCCACCTGCGCACGCAGCTCATAGTGAGAGACGAGCAGCCGAGCCTCTACGGCTTCCACATGAACGAGCAGTTGCAACTCTTCAGGCGCCTGTTGGAGGTGGGGGGCATCGGGCCTAAGCTGGCGCTGGCGCTGCTCTCGCACCTGCAGGTGCCACTGATCGTGACCGCGGTGGTGAACGCAGACCCCGGCCTGCTCACGAGCGCCCCGGGCGTCGGCAAACGCACCGCGGAGCGGATCGTCGTCGAGCTCAAGGGGCGGCTGTCGGACGAGCTCCTGGCCCTGGGCGCCGGCGGTGCCGCTAGCGGGATGAAGGGAGCGGGCGAGGACGCCGCTGCCGCCCTGCTCGCCCTCGGTTACCGCGAGTCGCAGGTGCGCGGCGTGGTTGCGGAACTCGTGGCGCAGGGCCCGGACGACCCGGCGGAGGCCCTCATCCGCAAGGCGCTCGGCCGCCTGCGCTGA
- a CDS encoding alpha-hydroxy-acid oxidizing protein — protein sequence MTQRDFAALDGYQFLPRGLHDVTSVDMAAHAFGLALSSPIVPRRRRGDGVAGTQLIALPAEVALTRGERHPAAATLAVMQPRGMAELLSQVKLLAAQRVAAVGIDLAPLADGAPFGSVEWRPLSREDLAELRAAAGCPLWLFGVASAADAEVAAEAGTDGVVVSGGLGRRVGAPAAIELLPEVVDAVGGMVTIAAGGPVRDGVDVLRYLAVGAELVVVEGDRDLTDLAAELAYAMRLTACANLGDVGYDSLFAPLFDEP from the coding sequence GTGACACAGCGCGATTTCGCCGCGTTGGACGGCTATCAGTTCCTCCCGCGCGGCCTGCACGACGTGACGAGCGTCGACATGGCCGCTCATGCCTTCGGGCTCGCGCTGTCCTCGCCGATCGTGCCGCGCCGGCGCCGCGGTGACGGCGTGGCAGGCACGCAGCTGATCGCGCTGCCCGCCGAGGTGGCGCTTACGCGCGGCGAGAGGCACCCCGCCGCCGCCACGCTCGCCGTCATGCAGCCGCGCGGGATGGCCGAGTTGCTCTCGCAGGTCAAGCTCCTGGCTGCGCAGCGCGTGGCCGCCGTGGGCATCGATCTGGCGCCCCTCGCCGACGGCGCACCCTTCGGGAGCGTGGAGTGGCGCCCGCTTTCCCGGGAGGACCTCGCCGAACTCAGGGCGGCGGCCGGCTGCCCGCTGTGGCTGTTCGGGGTGGCGTCGGCGGCCGATGCGGAGGTCGCCGCCGAGGCGGGGACCGACGGGGTCGTCGTGAGTGGCGGCCTCGGGAGGCGCGTCGGTGCCCCGGCCGCGATCGAGCTGCTTCCGGAGGTGGTGGACGCCGTAGGAGGCATGGTGACGATCGCCGCCGGGGGACCTGTGCGCGACGGCGTCGACGTGCTGCGGTACCTCGCCGTAGGCGCCGAGCTGGTGGTGGTCGAGGGCGACCGCGACCTCACCGACCTCGCCGCCGAGCTGGCGTACGCCATGCGGTTGACCGCCTGCGCCAACCTTGGCGACGTCGGCTACGACTCGCTCTTCGCGCCCCTCTTCGACGAACCGTGA
- a CDS encoding ATP-binding cassette domain-containing protein: MSELISVRGIDKSFGAVKAVADLSFSVSSGEVYGLLGPNGAGKTTTLRILATLLTPDAGEATIAGHDLKREGEAIRSTIGVVNGGMGLYDRLTGREILHYFGGLYGMKRADIDRRIEELDELLQLGDTLSRRAGGYSTGMKQKIVVARAVLHDPTIIFFDEATSGLDVVARRAVIDFVKAYPSAGRAVIYSTHVMGEVEELCDRACIIYQGRKIAEGTVKELAAAGEGKGLEDAFFQLIKRFDLSTGAAA, translated from the coding sequence GTGTCCGAACTGATCTCCGTACGCGGCATCGACAAGAGCTTCGGCGCCGTCAAGGCGGTAGCCGACCTGAGCTTCTCGGTCTCGTCGGGCGAGGTCTACGGCCTCCTCGGGCCCAACGGAGCCGGCAAGACCACGACCCTGCGCATCCTCGCCACCCTCCTCACGCCCGACGCCGGCGAGGCCACCATCGCGGGCCACGACCTGAAGCGTGAGGGGGAGGCCATCCGCAGCACCATCGGCGTCGTCAACGGCGGCATGGGCCTCTACGACCGCCTCACCGGCCGCGAGATCCTCCACTACTTCGGTGGCCTTTACGGCATGAAGCGCGCCGACATCGACCGCCGCATCGAGGAACTGGACGAGCTCCTGCAACTGGGCGACACGCTGAGCCGGCGGGCCGGCGGCTACTCGACGGGCATGAAGCAGAAGATCGTGGTGGCCCGCGCCGTGCTGCACGACCCGACCATCATCTTCTTCGACGAGGCCACCAGCGGCCTGGACGTCGTTGCCCGCCGCGCGGTCATCGATTTCGTGAAGGCATACCCGAGCGCCGGCCGCGCCGTCATCTACTCCACTCACGTCATGGGCGAGGTGGAGGAGCTCTGCGACCGCGCCTGCATCATCTACCAGGGCCGCAAGATTGCCGAGGGCACCGTGAAGGAGCTGGCGGCGGCGGGCGAGGGCAAGGGTCTCGAGGACGCGTTCTTCCAGCTCATCAAGCGCTTCGACCTGTCGACGGGGGCGGCGGCGTGA
- a CDS encoding ABC transporter permease subunit, which yields MRPGIISRLARKEIVSTLRDTRAIVSNLLIPLLLVPLMMLGLPLLLGGLFEREQVTVTEVGVVGLENAPAKLLEAFKAGNLGLKPVDDATQAVQDGTVTVAVVVPDDIERLITSGGSAQLELVSKVGNMKSELNASKVQQAVSAYQSEIVAARLQSAGLDTAVLHPVTVKTVDASSKAERSSGQLSWLIPFFIAIWTLTGGQMTAIDATAGEKERGTLEVLLVAPVRRSEVVAGKFIATMLFGLSAATMAIVGFLVGSLVMQRVFVPRLGDQADSIVSVMGGSIAVGPLAIVQLLVSAVLLAAFVSALLLGVAMFARSFKEAQSYVAPLSFLFILPAVGLQFKDLIGVSDSVYYVPVLNTLLLMDNVVRGTAVGSEMLVTWAVMLVAVLILLRFALRNFQRESVIFRS from the coding sequence GTGAGGCCGGGGATCATCTCCCGCCTGGCGCGCAAGGAGATCGTCTCCACGCTGCGCGACACGCGCGCCATCGTGTCGAACCTGCTCATCCCCCTGCTCCTCGTTCCGCTGATGATGCTGGGCCTGCCACTCTTGCTGGGCGGCCTCTTCGAGCGCGAGCAGGTGACCGTCACCGAGGTGGGCGTGGTCGGCCTGGAGAACGCGCCCGCCAAGCTGCTCGAGGCGTTCAAGGCAGGCAACCTCGGGCTAAAGCCGGTCGACGACGCCACCCAGGCCGTGCAAGACGGCACCGTCACGGTTGCCGTAGTCGTGCCGGACGACATCGAGCGGCTCATCACGTCGGGCGGCAGCGCGCAGCTGGAACTCGTGTCCAAGGTCGGCAACATGAAGAGCGAGCTCAACGCCTCCAAGGTGCAGCAGGCGGTCAGCGCCTACCAGTCGGAGATCGTGGCGGCGCGACTGCAGTCGGCCGGCCTCGACACGGCCGTCTTGCATCCGGTGACGGTGAAGACCGTCGATGCCAGCAGCAAGGCCGAGCGCAGCAGCGGCCAGCTCTCGTGGCTCATCCCGTTCTTCATCGCCATCTGGACGCTCACGGGCGGGCAGATGACCGCCATCGACGCCACGGCGGGCGAGAAGGAGCGGGGCACCCTCGAGGTCCTGCTCGTCGCGCCCGTGCGCCGCTCGGAGGTGGTGGCCGGCAAGTTCATCGCCACCATGCTCTTCGGCCTCAGCGCGGCGACCATGGCGATCGTCGGCTTCTTGGTGGGCAGCCTCGTCATGCAGAGGGTGTTCGTGCCCCGCCTGGGTGACCAGGCCGACTCGATCGTGAGCGTCATGGGGGGCAGCATCGCCGTCGGGCCCCTCGCGATCGTCCAGCTCCTCGTCAGCGCGGTGCTCCTGGCCGCCTTCGTGTCGGCGCTCCTGCTCGGCGTGGCGATGTTCGCCCGCTCGTTCAAGGAGGCGCAGAGCTACGTGGCGCCGCTCTCGTTCCTCTTCATCCTGCCTGCGGTCGGGCTGCAGTTCAAGGACCTCATCGGCGTGTCCGACTCCGTCTACTACGTGCCAGTACTCAACACCTTGCTGCTAATGGACAACGTCGTGCGGGGCACCGCCGTCGGCAGCGAGATGCTCGTCACGTGGGCGGTCATGCTCGTGGCCGTCCTCATCTTGTTACGGTTCGCGCTCAGGAACTTCCAGCGCGAATCGGTGATCTTCAGGAGTTGA
- the malQ gene encoding 4-alpha-glucanotransferase — protein MSLGARRAGVILHPTSLPGPHGIGELGREAYAWVDFLESAGQRIWQVMPLGPTGYGDSPYQCFSAFAGNHYLIDLAELEGEGLLTADELAPLRALPREAVEFGGLIPKKLQLLALAAERFEAKATPEERGAVAAFATRHAGWLADYTLFMALKERHGGRAWTDWPDELRDRDPGALARAGSELAPAMAKHELWQYWFYSQWLRLRAYANERDVAVLGDIPIFVALDSADAWAHPEQYYLGADGRPTVVAGVPPDYFSATGQRWGNPLYRWEVMAQDGYAWWVARVRSALELVDTVRIDHFRGFAAYWEIPASEPTAEHGRWRPGPGQALFDALAAALGRLPLVAEDLGVITPDVDELRLGNGLPGMKVLQFAFAGDADDPYLPHNYDRDCVVYTGTHDNDTTVGWFETASEAERDMLRRYLARDDANVAWELVRLAQASVAETAVAPLQDVLGLGSEARMNTPGSASGNWSWRFDWADVPYWVAPQLRELAVLYGRLPGSGGADTPYRQSVTDDLNS, from the coding sequence ATGAGCTTAGGCGCGCGGCGCGCGGGGGTCATCTTGCACCCCACGTCCTTGCCCGGACCCCACGGGATCGGCGAGCTGGGGCGCGAAGCGTACGCGTGGGTCGACTTCCTCGAGTCGGCCGGACAGCGCATCTGGCAGGTCATGCCGCTGGGCCCTACGGGCTACGGCGATAGCCCCTACCAGTGCTTCAGCGCCTTCGCGGGCAACCACTACCTGATAGACCTCGCCGAGCTGGAGGGCGAGGGCCTGCTGACGGCGGACGAGCTCGCGCCACTTAGAGCCCTGCCGCGCGAAGCGGTCGAGTTCGGGGGGCTCATCCCCAAGAAGCTTCAGCTCCTGGCGCTGGCGGCCGAGCGCTTCGAGGCCAAGGCCACGCCGGAGGAGCGAGGGGCGGTGGCCGCTTTCGCGACCAGGCACGCCGGCTGGCTTGCCGACTACACGCTCTTCATGGCGCTCAAGGAGCGCCACGGCGGCCGCGCCTGGACGGACTGGCCCGACGAACTGCGCGACCGTGACCCCGGCGCGCTGGCGCGCGCGGGGTCCGAACTGGCCCCCGCCATGGCCAAGCACGAGCTATGGCAGTACTGGTTCTACTCGCAGTGGCTGCGCCTGCGGGCGTACGCCAACGAGCGGGACGTGGCCGTGCTGGGCGACATCCCGATCTTCGTCGCGCTCGACTCGGCCGACGCCTGGGCTCACCCCGAGCAGTACTACCTGGGCGCCGACGGCCGCCCGACCGTCGTGGCCGGCGTGCCTCCCGACTACTTCTCGGCGACGGGCCAGCGCTGGGGCAACCCCCTCTACCGCTGGGAGGTCATGGCGCAAGACGGCTACGCCTGGTGGGTGGCGCGCGTGAGGTCGGCCCTCGAGCTGGTCGATACGGTGCGCATCGACCACTTCCGGGGATTTGCAGCCTACTGGGAGATCCCGGCCTCGGAGCCGACGGCGGAGCACGGCCGCTGGCGCCCGGGTCCCGGGCAGGCGCTGTTCGACGCGCTGGCAGCGGCCCTGGGCCGGCTGCCCCTCGTGGCTGAGGACCTCGGGGTGATCACGCCGGACGTCGACGAGCTGCGCCTGGGCAACGGCCTGCCCGGCATGAAGGTGCTGCAGTTCGCCTTCGCCGGCGACGCCGACGACCCCTACCTACCCCACAACTACGACCGCGACTGCGTGGTCTACACGGGAACGCACGACAACGACACGACGGTGGGTTGGTTCGAGACGGCCTCCGAGGCCGAGCGCGACATGCTGCGCCGCTACCTGGCCAGGGACGACGCCAACGTGGCCTGGGAACTGGTGCGGCTGGCACAGGCCTCCGTGGCGGAAACGGCAGTGGCTCCCCTGCAGGACGTGCTGGGACTGGGGAGCGAGGCGCGCATGAACACCCCGGGGAGCGCCTCGGGCAACTGGAGCTGGCGGTTCGACTGGGCGGACGTGCCCTACTGGGTGGCGCCGCAGCTCCGCGAGCTGGCGGTGCTCTACGGTCGCCTGCCGGGCAGCGGCGGCGCTGACACGCCCTACCGCCAGTCGGTCACCGACGACCTCAACTCCTGA